One Solanum lycopersicum chromosome 4, SLM_r2.1 DNA window includes the following coding sequences:
- the LOC101260929 gene encoding lysine-specific demethylase JMJ29-like isoform X4, whose protein sequence is MEETIENKVKFDSLEETEDDIQVKFETLEETVESMEETVELKLESLEDLKVVEEEGMVFTEVVKPKKKRGRPPNKNKGKLKLEEDTGKETCIKKNTNLGRKKNHVQKKNHVNEKEDEIDSMREEEKIDFDRVSATHRPVRSSRKKAIEKITEFSLQMNEWDEEDLSAHKKRRGQGRKSGVKTEEGNADSGQKIASKKRGIMSLKVNGGDSNSKEEEGNGSKKHRAEEQDKVERSESARQSKDNASNPRARKRKDENGNEILSNMCHQCQRNDKGRVVRCTSCKTKRYCIPCITTWYPGMPEEAFAESCPVCRQNCNCKACLRLDGPIRALKDSQCQISEEEKFEHSKFILQILLPFLRRFNAEQVMEKEIEAKTRGPSVSELVLKKAKCQKNERMYWNCSSCSYDLCLTCCRELRDGHLKGGDEEVIVEFVDKGVDYMHGDVRPGSSSDTRTSRRSKSSKKMVENDSVDDARLAFEMEPGDNGGHLQDNSGGPAGEWKSNEDGSIPCPPQKFGGCGKGNLDLKCLLNKTEGLSELLARAEDIAKRFELEYMPEISQGPCCCRNSVNEDDIQKSKMCKTVSRDGCDDNYLYCPAAKDLQQEDLKHFQCHWLKGEPVIVRNVLETASGLSWEPMVMWRACRQIKNLNHPLLLDVVAINCLDWCEVEVNIHQFFKGYLEGRTDSAGWPQILKLKDWPPSDLFDERLPRHGAEFVRCLPFQEYTNPQNGFLNLAVKLPPNSLKPDMGPKTYIAYGVRQELGRGDSVTKLHCDMSDAVNVLTHTQAINLTPEQLSVMEKMKKKHAEQDKTELQMAEDEKKCKNEASSELIDDYCVHSDRSSRRDEEKTEHSEVQSLSCEPDCGNPSIIPSASCVEPEGDTDVDLVINGAINSTSYSEASGGIRIDNDKNDECKDDPVFGKNEVFEDMEGGALWDIFRRQDVAKLEEYLLKHFKEFRHIYCCPVPQVIHPIHDQTFYLTEDHKRKLKEEYGVEPWTFVQKLGDAIFIPAGCPHQVRNLKVKKMSICAVRDAVIELEKLSKESTGNNEKKRHTIMDDDREHSGDD, encoded by the exons ATGGAGGAAACTATTGAGAACAAGGTAAAGTTTGATTCTTTGGAGGAAACGGAGGATGATATTCAGGTAAAGTTTGAAACTTTGGAAGAAACTGTAGAATCTATGGAGGAAACTGTTGAGTTAAAGCTTGAATCTTTGGAGGATCTTaaagtagtagaagaagaagggATGGTTTTCACTGAGGTTGttaaaccaaaaaagaaaagggggAGACCACCCAACAAAAATAAGGGAAAACTAAAATTGGAGGAAGACACAGGAAAAGAGACTTGTATTAAGAAAAACACGAATCTTGGTAGGAAAAAGAATCATGTTCAAAAAAAGAATCATGTCAATGAAAAAGAAGACGAAATTGATAGTATgagagaagaggaaaaaattgattttgataGAGTCAGTGCTACTCATAGGCCAGTGAGGTCGTCACGTAAAAAAGCTATTGAGAAGATAACTGAATTTTCTCTGCAAATGAATGAATGGGATGAAGAAGATCTTAGTGCTCATAAGAAAAGAAGGGGTCAAGGCAGGAAGAGTGGCGTCAAAACAGAAGAAGGGAATGCAGATAGTGGTCAGAAAATTGCAAGTAAAAAACGTGGAATAATGAGTTTGAAAGTGAATGGTGGAGATTCTAATAGTAAAGAGGAGGAGGGTAATGGGAGTAAAAAACATAGGGCTGAGGAACAAGACAAAGTGGAAAGATCAGAGTCTGCAAGGCAAAGCAAAGATAATGCATCAAATCCCCGTGCTAGAAAGAGGAAGGATGAGAAT GGTAATGAGATTCTATCAAATATGTGTCATCAGTGCCAGAGGAATGACAAAGGAAGGGTTGTTCGCTGCACCAGCTGTAAAACAAAGCGATACTGCATTCCTTGCATAACCACATG GTACCCTGGAATGCCCGAGGAGGCTTTTGCAGAGTCTTGTCCTGTTTGTCGTCAAAACTGTAATTGCAAAGCATGCTTGCGTTTGGATGGGCCAATAAGG GCTTTGAAGGATTCACAATGTCAGATTAGCGAAGAAGAAAAGTTTGAacattcaaaattcattttgcAAATACTTTTGCCTTTCTTGAGAAGATTTAATGCAGAGCAAGTGATGGAGAAGGAGATTGAAGCTAAGACTCGAG GGCCATCAGTGTCAGAGTTAGTGCTGAAGAAGGCGAAGTGTCAGAAGAATGAGCGGATGTACTG GAACTGTTCTAGCTGTTCCTATGATCTATGCCTTACTTGTTGCCGGGAGCTTAGAGATGGTCACCTTAAGGGAGGCGATGAAGAAGTCATTGTGGAATTCGTTGACAAGGGGGTTGATTATATGCATGGTGATGTGAGGCCTGGTTCTTCATCAGATACCCGAACTTCAAGAAGGTCTAAATCTTCCAAGAAGATGGTTGAAAATGATTCGGTGGATGATGCCAGGCTTGCATTTGAAATGGAGCCTGGGGATAATGGAGGGCATCTGCAAGATAATTCTGGTGGTCCTGCTGGTGAATGGAAATCCAATGAAGATGGTAGCATCCCTTGTCCACCACAGAAGTTTGGTGGTTGTGGTAAGGGAAATTTAGATCTGAAGTGCCTGCTCAACAAGACAGAAGGTCTCTCTGAGTTGTTGGCAAGAGCTGAAGATATTGCCAAAAGATTTGAATTGGAATACATGCCTGAAATTTCTCAGGGACCATGCTGCTGTAGGAATTCAGTAAATGAAGATGATATTCAGAAAAGTAAAATGTGTAAAACAGTATCTCGTGACGGGTGTGATGACAACTATTTATACTGTCCAGCAGCTAAAGATCTTCAGCAGGAGGATTTGAAGCATTTCCAATGTCACTGGCTGAAAGGTGAGCCTGTGATTGTCCGCAATGTGCTTGAGACTGCGTCAGGGTTAAGCTGGGAGCCCATGGTTATGTGGCGAGCCTGTCGTCAGATAAAGAACTTAAACCACCCTCTTCTTTTGGATGTCGTTGCTATCAATTGCTTAGATTGGTGTGAG GTAGAAGTTAATATCCATCAGTTTTTTAAGGGATATTTGGAAGGTCGAACTGATAGTGCTGGTTGGCCCCAGATTCTGAAGTTGAAAGATTGGCCTCCATCTGATTTATTCGATGAGCGATTACCTCGTCATGGCGCTGAGTTTGTTAGATGCTTGCCTTTTCAGGAGTACACAAATCCACAAAATGGATTCCTAAATCTTGCTGTCAAACTGCCACCCAATTCGTTGAAGCCTGACATGGGACCAAAGACATATATTGCTTATGGAGTTCGACAGGAGCTAGGGCGTGGAGACTCTGTGACTAAGCTGCATTGTGATATGTCTGATGCG GTGAATGTGTTGACACATACTCAAGCAATAAACCTGACGCCTGAGCAGCTTTCAGTaatggaaaaaatgaaaaaaaaacatgctGAACAAGATAAAACTGAACTTCAGATGGCTGAGGACgagaaaaaatgcaaaaatgaaGCATCATCTGAGTTGATTGATGACTACTGTGTGCACAGTGACAGAAGTAGCAGAAGAGATGAAGAAAAAACTGAACATTCTGAAGTTCAAAGCTTGAGTTGTGAACCAGATTGTGGCAATCCTTCAATAATTCCATCTGCTTCTTGTGTCGAACCAGAGGGAGATACTGATGTTGATTTGGTAATAAATGGTGCAATCAATTCTACTAGCTATAGTGAAGCAAGTGGAGGAATTAGAattgataatgataaaaatgacgaGTGCAAAGATGACCCCGTGTTTGGAAAAAATGAAGTATTTGAGGATATGGAAGGCGGTGCACTGTGGGACATCTTTAGAAGGCAAGATGTTGCTAAGTTGGAGGAATATCTTTTGAAGCACTTCAAGGAATTCAGACATATCTACTGTTGCCCGGTCCCACAG GTTATTCACCCTATACATGATCAAACATTTTACTTGACTGAGGATCACAAAAGGAAGCTTAAGGAAGAGTATG gAGTTGAGCCATGGACCTTTGTTCAAAAATTGGGAGATGCAATTTTTATACCTGCGGGCTGTCCTCATCAAGTTAGAAACTTGAAG GTTAAGAAAATGAGCATTTGTGCAGTGAGAGATGCGGTAATTGAATTGGAAAAACTTTCAAA GGAATCAACTGGCAATAATGAGAAAAAAAGGCATACAATTATGGATGACGATAGAGAACATTCAGGAGATGATTAG
- the LOC101260929 gene encoding lysine-specific demethylase JMJ26-like isoform X1, translating into MEETIENKVKFDSLEETEDDIQVKFETLEETVESMEETVELKLESLEDLKVVEEEGMVFTEVVKPKKKRGRPPNKNKGKLKLEEDTGKETCIKKNTNLGRKKNHVQKKNHVNEKEDEIDSMREEEKIDFDRVSATHRPVRSSRKKAIEKITEFSLQMNEWDEEDLSAHKKRRGQGRKSGVKTEEGNADSGQKIASKKRGIMSLKVNGGDSNSKEEEGNGSKKHRAEEQDKVERSESARQSKDNASNPRARKRKDENGNEILSNMCHQCQRNDKGRVVRCTSCKTKRYCIPCITTWYPGMPEEAFAESCPVCRQNCNCKACLRLDGPIRALKDSQCQISEEEKFEHSKFILQILLPFLRRFNAEQVMEKEIEAKTRGPSVSELVLKKAKCQKNERMYCNNCKTSIFDFHRNCSSCSYDLCLTCCRELRDGHLKGGDEEVIVEFVDKGVDYMHGDVRPGSSSDTRTSRRSKSSKKMVENDSVDDARLAFEMEPGDNGGHLQDNSGGPAGEWKSNEDGSIPCPPQKFGGCGKGNLDLKCLLNKTEGLSELLARAEDIAKRFELEYMPEISQGPCCCRNSVNEDDIQKSKMCKTVSRDGCDDNYLYCPAAKDLQQEDLKHFQCHWLKGEPVIVRNVLETASGLSWEPMVMWRACRQIKNLNHPLLLDVVAINCLDWCEVEVNIHQFFKGYLEGRTDSAGWPQILKLKDWPPSDLFDERLPRHGAEFVRCLPFQEYTNPQNGFLNLAVKLPPNSLKPDMGPKTYIAYGVRQELGRGDSVTKLHCDMSDAVNVLTHTQAINLTPEQLSVMEKMKKKHAEQDKTELQMAEDEKKCKNEASSELIDDYCVHSDRSSRRDEEKTEHSEVQSLSCEPDCGNPSIIPSASCVEPEGDTDVDLVINGAINSTSYSEASGGIRIDNDKNDECKDDPVFGKNEVFEDMEGGALWDIFRRQDVAKLEEYLLKHFKEFRHIYCCPVPQVIHPIHDQTFYLTEDHKRKLKEEYGVEPWTFVQKLGDAIFIPAGCPHQVRNLKSCIKVALDFVSPENLHECIRLTEEFRTLPQNHRAKEDKLEVKKMSICAVRDAVIELEKLSKESTGNNEKKRHTIMDDDREHSGDD; encoded by the exons ATGGAGGAAACTATTGAGAACAAGGTAAAGTTTGATTCTTTGGAGGAAACGGAGGATGATATTCAGGTAAAGTTTGAAACTTTGGAAGAAACTGTAGAATCTATGGAGGAAACTGTTGAGTTAAAGCTTGAATCTTTGGAGGATCTTaaagtagtagaagaagaagggATGGTTTTCACTGAGGTTGttaaaccaaaaaagaaaagggggAGACCACCCAACAAAAATAAGGGAAAACTAAAATTGGAGGAAGACACAGGAAAAGAGACTTGTATTAAGAAAAACACGAATCTTGGTAGGAAAAAGAATCATGTTCAAAAAAAGAATCATGTCAATGAAAAAGAAGACGAAATTGATAGTATgagagaagaggaaaaaattgattttgataGAGTCAGTGCTACTCATAGGCCAGTGAGGTCGTCACGTAAAAAAGCTATTGAGAAGATAACTGAATTTTCTCTGCAAATGAATGAATGGGATGAAGAAGATCTTAGTGCTCATAAGAAAAGAAGGGGTCAAGGCAGGAAGAGTGGCGTCAAAACAGAAGAAGGGAATGCAGATAGTGGTCAGAAAATTGCAAGTAAAAAACGTGGAATAATGAGTTTGAAAGTGAATGGTGGAGATTCTAATAGTAAAGAGGAGGAGGGTAATGGGAGTAAAAAACATAGGGCTGAGGAACAAGACAAAGTGGAAAGATCAGAGTCTGCAAGGCAAAGCAAAGATAATGCATCAAATCCCCGTGCTAGAAAGAGGAAGGATGAGAAT GGTAATGAGATTCTATCAAATATGTGTCATCAGTGCCAGAGGAATGACAAAGGAAGGGTTGTTCGCTGCACCAGCTGTAAAACAAAGCGATACTGCATTCCTTGCATAACCACATG GTACCCTGGAATGCCCGAGGAGGCTTTTGCAGAGTCTTGTCCTGTTTGTCGTCAAAACTGTAATTGCAAAGCATGCTTGCGTTTGGATGGGCCAATAAGG GCTTTGAAGGATTCACAATGTCAGATTAGCGAAGAAGAAAAGTTTGAacattcaaaattcattttgcAAATACTTTTGCCTTTCTTGAGAAGATTTAATGCAGAGCAAGTGATGGAGAAGGAGATTGAAGCTAAGACTCGAG GGCCATCAGTGTCAGAGTTAGTGCTGAAGAAGGCGAAGTGTCAGAAGAATGAGCGGATGTACTG TAACAACTGCAAAACATCCATTTTTGATTTTCACAGGAACTGTTCTAGCTGTTCCTATGATCTATGCCTTACTTGTTGCCGGGAGCTTAGAGATGGTCACCTTAAGGGAGGCGATGAAGAAGTCATTGTGGAATTCGTTGACAAGGGGGTTGATTATATGCATGGTGATGTGAGGCCTGGTTCTTCATCAGATACCCGAACTTCAAGAAGGTCTAAATCTTCCAAGAAGATGGTTGAAAATGATTCGGTGGATGATGCCAGGCTTGCATTTGAAATGGAGCCTGGGGATAATGGAGGGCATCTGCAAGATAATTCTGGTGGTCCTGCTGGTGAATGGAAATCCAATGAAGATGGTAGCATCCCTTGTCCACCACAGAAGTTTGGTGGTTGTGGTAAGGGAAATTTAGATCTGAAGTGCCTGCTCAACAAGACAGAAGGTCTCTCTGAGTTGTTGGCAAGAGCTGAAGATATTGCCAAAAGATTTGAATTGGAATACATGCCTGAAATTTCTCAGGGACCATGCTGCTGTAGGAATTCAGTAAATGAAGATGATATTCAGAAAAGTAAAATGTGTAAAACAGTATCTCGTGACGGGTGTGATGACAACTATTTATACTGTCCAGCAGCTAAAGATCTTCAGCAGGAGGATTTGAAGCATTTCCAATGTCACTGGCTGAAAGGTGAGCCTGTGATTGTCCGCAATGTGCTTGAGACTGCGTCAGGGTTAAGCTGGGAGCCCATGGTTATGTGGCGAGCCTGTCGTCAGATAAAGAACTTAAACCACCCTCTTCTTTTGGATGTCGTTGCTATCAATTGCTTAGATTGGTGTGAG GTAGAAGTTAATATCCATCAGTTTTTTAAGGGATATTTGGAAGGTCGAACTGATAGTGCTGGTTGGCCCCAGATTCTGAAGTTGAAAGATTGGCCTCCATCTGATTTATTCGATGAGCGATTACCTCGTCATGGCGCTGAGTTTGTTAGATGCTTGCCTTTTCAGGAGTACACAAATCCACAAAATGGATTCCTAAATCTTGCTGTCAAACTGCCACCCAATTCGTTGAAGCCTGACATGGGACCAAAGACATATATTGCTTATGGAGTTCGACAGGAGCTAGGGCGTGGAGACTCTGTGACTAAGCTGCATTGTGATATGTCTGATGCG GTGAATGTGTTGACACATACTCAAGCAATAAACCTGACGCCTGAGCAGCTTTCAGTaatggaaaaaatgaaaaaaaaacatgctGAACAAGATAAAACTGAACTTCAGATGGCTGAGGACgagaaaaaatgcaaaaatgaaGCATCATCTGAGTTGATTGATGACTACTGTGTGCACAGTGACAGAAGTAGCAGAAGAGATGAAGAAAAAACTGAACATTCTGAAGTTCAAAGCTTGAGTTGTGAACCAGATTGTGGCAATCCTTCAATAATTCCATCTGCTTCTTGTGTCGAACCAGAGGGAGATACTGATGTTGATTTGGTAATAAATGGTGCAATCAATTCTACTAGCTATAGTGAAGCAAGTGGAGGAATTAGAattgataatgataaaaatgacgaGTGCAAAGATGACCCCGTGTTTGGAAAAAATGAAGTATTTGAGGATATGGAAGGCGGTGCACTGTGGGACATCTTTAGAAGGCAAGATGTTGCTAAGTTGGAGGAATATCTTTTGAAGCACTTCAAGGAATTCAGACATATCTACTGTTGCCCGGTCCCACAG GTTATTCACCCTATACATGATCAAACATTTTACTTGACTGAGGATCACAAAAGGAAGCTTAAGGAAGAGTATG gAGTTGAGCCATGGACCTTTGTTCAAAAATTGGGAGATGCAATTTTTATACCTGCGGGCTGTCCTCATCAAGTTAGAAACTTGAAG TCCTGTATTAAGGTTGCTCTTGACTTTGTGTCTCCCGAAAATCTTCATGAGTGCATCCGTCTGACTGAAGAGTTCCGCACTCTTCCCCAAAATCACAGAGCCAAGGAAGACAAGTTGGAG GTTAAGAAAATGAGCATTTGTGCAGTGAGAGATGCGGTAATTGAATTGGAAAAACTTTCAAA GGAATCAACTGGCAATAATGAGAAAAAAAGGCATACAATTATGGATGACGATAGAGAACATTCAGGAGATGATTAG
- the LOC101260929 gene encoding lysine-specific demethylase JMJ29-like isoform X3, which produces MEETIENKVKFDSLEETEDDIQVKFETLEETVESMEETVELKLESLEDLKVVEEEGMVFTEVVKPKKKRGRPPNKNKGKLKLEEDTGKETCIKKNTNLGRKKNHVQKKNHVNEKEDEIDSMREEEKIDFDRVSATHRPVRSSRKKAIEKITEFSLQMNEWDEEDLSAHKKRRGQGRKSGVKTEEGNADSGQKIASKKRGIMSLKVNGGDSNSKEEEGNGSKKHRAEEQDKVERSESARQSKDNASNPRARKRKDENGNEILSNMCHQCQRNDKGRVVRCTSCKTKRYCIPCITTWYPGMPEEAFAESCPVCRQNCNCKACLRLDGPIRALKDSQCQISEEEKFEHSKFILQILLPFLRRFNAEQVMEKEIEAKTRGPSVSELVLKKAKCQKNERMYCNNCKTSIFDFHRNCSSCSYDLCLTCCRELRDGHLKGGDEEVIVEFVDKGVDYMHGDVRPGSSSDTRTSRRSKSSKKMVENDSVDDARLAFEMEPGDNGGHLQDNSGGPAGEWKSNEDGSIPCPPQKFGGCGKGNLDLKCLLNKTEGLSELLARAEDIAKRFELEYMPEISQGPCCCRNSVNEDDIQKSKMCKTVSRDGCDDNYLYCPAAKDLQQEDLKHFQCHWLKGEPVIVRNVLETASGLSWEPMVMWRACRQIKNLNHPLLLDVVAINCLDWCEVEVNIHQFFKGYLEGRTDSAGWPQILKLKDWPPSDLFDERLPRHGAEFVRCLPFQEYTNPQNGFLNLAVKLPPNSLKPDMGPKTYIAYGVRQELGRGDSVTKLHCDMSDAVNVLTHTQAINLTPEQLSVMEKMKKKHAEQDKTELQMAEDEKKCKNEASSELIDDYCVHSDRSSRRDEEKTEHSEVQSLSCEPDCGNPSIIPSASCVEPEGDTDVDLVINGAINSTSYSEASGGIRIDNDKNDECKDDPVFGKNEVFEDMEGGALWDIFRRQDVAKLEEYLLKHFKEFRHIYCCPVPQVIHPIHDQTFYLTEDHKRKLKEEYGVEPWTFVQKLGDAIFIPAGCPHQVRNLKVKKMSICAVRDAVIELEKLSKESTGNNEKKRHTIMDDDREHSGDD; this is translated from the exons ATGGAGGAAACTATTGAGAACAAGGTAAAGTTTGATTCTTTGGAGGAAACGGAGGATGATATTCAGGTAAAGTTTGAAACTTTGGAAGAAACTGTAGAATCTATGGAGGAAACTGTTGAGTTAAAGCTTGAATCTTTGGAGGATCTTaaagtagtagaagaagaagggATGGTTTTCACTGAGGTTGttaaaccaaaaaagaaaagggggAGACCACCCAACAAAAATAAGGGAAAACTAAAATTGGAGGAAGACACAGGAAAAGAGACTTGTATTAAGAAAAACACGAATCTTGGTAGGAAAAAGAATCATGTTCAAAAAAAGAATCATGTCAATGAAAAAGAAGACGAAATTGATAGTATgagagaagaggaaaaaattgattttgataGAGTCAGTGCTACTCATAGGCCAGTGAGGTCGTCACGTAAAAAAGCTATTGAGAAGATAACTGAATTTTCTCTGCAAATGAATGAATGGGATGAAGAAGATCTTAGTGCTCATAAGAAAAGAAGGGGTCAAGGCAGGAAGAGTGGCGTCAAAACAGAAGAAGGGAATGCAGATAGTGGTCAGAAAATTGCAAGTAAAAAACGTGGAATAATGAGTTTGAAAGTGAATGGTGGAGATTCTAATAGTAAAGAGGAGGAGGGTAATGGGAGTAAAAAACATAGGGCTGAGGAACAAGACAAAGTGGAAAGATCAGAGTCTGCAAGGCAAAGCAAAGATAATGCATCAAATCCCCGTGCTAGAAAGAGGAAGGATGAGAAT GGTAATGAGATTCTATCAAATATGTGTCATCAGTGCCAGAGGAATGACAAAGGAAGGGTTGTTCGCTGCACCAGCTGTAAAACAAAGCGATACTGCATTCCTTGCATAACCACATG GTACCCTGGAATGCCCGAGGAGGCTTTTGCAGAGTCTTGTCCTGTTTGTCGTCAAAACTGTAATTGCAAAGCATGCTTGCGTTTGGATGGGCCAATAAGG GCTTTGAAGGATTCACAATGTCAGATTAGCGAAGAAGAAAAGTTTGAacattcaaaattcattttgcAAATACTTTTGCCTTTCTTGAGAAGATTTAATGCAGAGCAAGTGATGGAGAAGGAGATTGAAGCTAAGACTCGAG GGCCATCAGTGTCAGAGTTAGTGCTGAAGAAGGCGAAGTGTCAGAAGAATGAGCGGATGTACTG TAACAACTGCAAAACATCCATTTTTGATTTTCACAGGAACTGTTCTAGCTGTTCCTATGATCTATGCCTTACTTGTTGCCGGGAGCTTAGAGATGGTCACCTTAAGGGAGGCGATGAAGAAGTCATTGTGGAATTCGTTGACAAGGGGGTTGATTATATGCATGGTGATGTGAGGCCTGGTTCTTCATCAGATACCCGAACTTCAAGAAGGTCTAAATCTTCCAAGAAGATGGTTGAAAATGATTCGGTGGATGATGCCAGGCTTGCATTTGAAATGGAGCCTGGGGATAATGGAGGGCATCTGCAAGATAATTCTGGTGGTCCTGCTGGTGAATGGAAATCCAATGAAGATGGTAGCATCCCTTGTCCACCACAGAAGTTTGGTGGTTGTGGTAAGGGAAATTTAGATCTGAAGTGCCTGCTCAACAAGACAGAAGGTCTCTCTGAGTTGTTGGCAAGAGCTGAAGATATTGCCAAAAGATTTGAATTGGAATACATGCCTGAAATTTCTCAGGGACCATGCTGCTGTAGGAATTCAGTAAATGAAGATGATATTCAGAAAAGTAAAATGTGTAAAACAGTATCTCGTGACGGGTGTGATGACAACTATTTATACTGTCCAGCAGCTAAAGATCTTCAGCAGGAGGATTTGAAGCATTTCCAATGTCACTGGCTGAAAGGTGAGCCTGTGATTGTCCGCAATGTGCTTGAGACTGCGTCAGGGTTAAGCTGGGAGCCCATGGTTATGTGGCGAGCCTGTCGTCAGATAAAGAACTTAAACCACCCTCTTCTTTTGGATGTCGTTGCTATCAATTGCTTAGATTGGTGTGAG GTAGAAGTTAATATCCATCAGTTTTTTAAGGGATATTTGGAAGGTCGAACTGATAGTGCTGGTTGGCCCCAGATTCTGAAGTTGAAAGATTGGCCTCCATCTGATTTATTCGATGAGCGATTACCTCGTCATGGCGCTGAGTTTGTTAGATGCTTGCCTTTTCAGGAGTACACAAATCCACAAAATGGATTCCTAAATCTTGCTGTCAAACTGCCACCCAATTCGTTGAAGCCTGACATGGGACCAAAGACATATATTGCTTATGGAGTTCGACAGGAGCTAGGGCGTGGAGACTCTGTGACTAAGCTGCATTGTGATATGTCTGATGCG GTGAATGTGTTGACACATACTCAAGCAATAAACCTGACGCCTGAGCAGCTTTCAGTaatggaaaaaatgaaaaaaaaacatgctGAACAAGATAAAACTGAACTTCAGATGGCTGAGGACgagaaaaaatgcaaaaatgaaGCATCATCTGAGTTGATTGATGACTACTGTGTGCACAGTGACAGAAGTAGCAGAAGAGATGAAGAAAAAACTGAACATTCTGAAGTTCAAAGCTTGAGTTGTGAACCAGATTGTGGCAATCCTTCAATAATTCCATCTGCTTCTTGTGTCGAACCAGAGGGAGATACTGATGTTGATTTGGTAATAAATGGTGCAATCAATTCTACTAGCTATAGTGAAGCAAGTGGAGGAATTAGAattgataatgataaaaatgacgaGTGCAAAGATGACCCCGTGTTTGGAAAAAATGAAGTATTTGAGGATATGGAAGGCGGTGCACTGTGGGACATCTTTAGAAGGCAAGATGTTGCTAAGTTGGAGGAATATCTTTTGAAGCACTTCAAGGAATTCAGACATATCTACTGTTGCCCGGTCCCACAG GTTATTCACCCTATACATGATCAAACATTTTACTTGACTGAGGATCACAAAAGGAAGCTTAAGGAAGAGTATG gAGTTGAGCCATGGACCTTTGTTCAAAAATTGGGAGATGCAATTTTTATACCTGCGGGCTGTCCTCATCAAGTTAGAAACTTGAAG GTTAAGAAAATGAGCATTTGTGCAGTGAGAGATGCGGTAATTGAATTGGAAAAACTTTCAAA GGAATCAACTGGCAATAATGAGAAAAAAAGGCATACAATTATGGATGACGATAGAGAACATTCAGGAGATGATTAG